GATGGATTCCGGATCTTCGCCGCGTTCGGCCCTTGATCCGGAGGTGCCCATGCAGGCTGCGGACTGGATCCTGTGGAACGCCCGCATCTACACCCAGGACCCCGAGCAGCCGGAGGCGGAGGCCCTGGCCGTGGTGGGGGAAACCCTCGCGGCGGTGGGCCCCATGGAGGCGGTGCGGGCGTGGCAGGGGCCTCGCACCCGGGTCCTGGACCTGAAGGGCGCGACGGTGCTCCCGGGCCTGATCGACGCCCACTTCCATCTGGAGGGATATGCCCGCCTCCAGATGGGAGTGGACGTCGACACGCCGACCCTCGAGGAGGCCCTGGCCCGGGTGGCCCGGCAGGCGGCCACCCGGCCGCCCAGGGAGTGGATCGTCGGACGAGGATGGCTGCAGGAGCGCTGGGGACGCTTCCCCACGGCCGATGATCTGGACCGGGTGGCGCCGGCCCATCCGGTGGCTCTGTGGGCCCGCAGCGGCCATGCCCTCTGGGTCAACCGGGAAGCGATGCGCCGGGCGGGCGTCACCCGGGACACCCCGGATCCCCCAGGGGGGCGGATCGCCCGCGATGCGGCCGGGGAGCCCACCGGCCTCTTCTTCGAACGGGCCATCGACCTGATTGCTCAGATCATCCCCGAGCCGTCCGTCGAGGAGCTGGCAGAGGCCCTATATGAGGTGCTCTACGAGCTGGCCACCCTGGGGCTGACAGCGGTGCACAACTTCGATGGCCCCCGCAGCTTCGCCGCCCTCCAGATCCTCCACGCGCGGGGGGATCTCCCCCTGCGGGTGGTGCAGCACATTCCTTTGTCTGCGCTGGATCACGCCCTTGCCGTCGGGCTGCGCACCGGGTTCGGGGATGCCTGGCTGCGCATCGGGTCAGTGAAGATCTTCGCCGATGGGGCCCTGGGGCCGCGGACGGCGTGGATGCTGGAGCCCTACGAAGGGGAGCCGGAGAACACGGGGATCGCTTACACCTCCCCCGAGGTCATGCGGGAGGCCGCCCATCGGGCGACCCTCGGGGGCCTGTCCCTGGCGATTCACGCCATCGGCGACCGGGCGAACCGGGAGGTCCTGGATCTTTTCGAGGCGTTGCGGGCGCTGGAGGCTCAGCGCGGCATCCCACCGGAGGCCCGGCGGCACCGGATCGAACATGCCCAGCTCGTGCACCCGGCGGACATCCCCCGTTTCGGCGCCCTGGGGATCGTGGCCTCCATGCAGCCGATCCACGCGGTCTCGGATCGCCCCATGGCAGAGCGCTACTGGGGGAGCCGGTGCGCCACCGCCTACGCCTGGCGCCGCCTGAAGGCGGCGGGGGCCCGGCTGGCCTTCGGCTCCGACGCCCCGGTGGAGCCCCCGAACCCGTGGTGGGGCCTGCACGCGGCGGTGGTCCGCGACGGCTGGCATCCCGAGCAGGCCCTTTCTCTGACTGAGGCCCTGGAGGCCTACACCATGGGCCCGGCCTGGGCCGCCGGCCTGGAGCGATGGCAGGGCCGGCTGCGGCCCGGGATGTGGGCGGACCTCATCGTGCTCCCCGAGGATCCCTTCCGGATTCCCCCGGATGCCCTGCGGGATCTGGAGGTTCTGGGGACCATGGTCGGCGGCCGCTGGGTGTTCCGAAAGGGGAGCCATCTTCTGGACTGAACGCATTTGGAGGATCCCCATCTCTCGCAGGAGGGGCGCAGCGCCGCTGCGCCCCTACAGACCGGGTGTGGGAGACCCGCAAGGGCCTTGACAATCCCACCAACATCGAAGGGGATGACCCGATAGAAGCCCTTCTTCGATCGTGATCATAGGGATTCTTCCGCTGGCTGGCTCCCAGCAGGTCGGGCGGTAGGGGCGGGGGATCTCTGAAAGGTGAGCAGCACTCCGACGAGGATCAGCGCAGCCCCGAGGTAGCCCAGCGGCCCGAAGCGTTCCCCCCAGGCCAGGTAGGAGACGAGCGCTGCGACCACTGGCTCCACGGTGGCAACCACCGCTGCTCGGGTCGCCTCCAGCCGTCGCAGGCCAACGGAGTAGGTCAGATAGGCCAGGTAGGTGGAGCCCACGGTGAGGAGAAGGACGGCGCCCCAAGCGGGTAGGGTCGGCGGATGGAAGGAGACCAGGGGCAGCAGGGCAAGGGCACCCACCGGCATAGCGTAAGCGAAGAGCGTCGGCGTTTCGTAGCGCGGAAGGTAGAGCTTCCCGAACAGATAATACAGGGCATAGGTGAACCCGGCGGTCAATCCCCAGAGGATGCCAGCGACGCTGATGCGCACGGTGCCTCCTTGAAGGCTGACCCCTGCCACCCCGAGCAGGGTGAGCGTCAAAGCGGCCAGCTTGCGCGGCCCCATCGCCTCCTTCAAGAAGATCCAGGAGAGCAGGGCCACCCAGGCGGGGGCGGTGTAGAGCAAGACCGCAGCCATCGCCCCGCCGCCGGCTTGCACCGCGAACTGGAAGGAGGCGTAAAACAGCGCCACACCGACGAGGCCGAAGGCGACCACGATGGGAAGATCCCTTCGAGCCACGCAAACCCGGCCGAGGCGGAGGGCATGGAGGCCGAACAACAGGCCGGCGAGAGCCGCCCGCCAGAAGGCCACCTCCAGGGGTGTCCATCCAGAGGCGAAGGCCAGCCGGCTCAGCGGGCCGATCAGTCCCCACAGGCAAGCGGCGGCGAGGACGTAGAGGTAACCGATCATCCGGAGGACTCCGGGGACGGGTTGGGATTCTGCGCAGGGCCGGCCGGGGTTGCCTCCTGGAGCCGGCGGGCGAGCTCCTCTCGCAACCAGGCCTCGATGTCCTCGACGCCGACGCGACTCAGGTCGAACCACCGGATGCGAGAGTCTTCCAGCCGGAACCAGTTATACTGATGATGCACGAAGGCGCGGGTGGCCGATCGGATGCGGCGGATCGCCTCCTCCAGCGGGATCTCACCCCGCAGATACGCCCCGATCTGCCGGTAGCCCAGGCCGGTCATGGCCGGGAGCTCCCACGGGTAGCGCTCGGCCAAGCGGCGCACCTCCTCGATCAGCCCCGCGGCGATCATACGCTCCACCCGCTCATCGATCCGCCGGTAGAGCTCCTCCCGGGGCCGCGTCAGGCCGATCATGATCGTGGCGTAAGGCGGCGGGTTCTTGCGCCGCTGGGCGGAGAAGGGCTGCCCGGTGCGGTAGCAGACCTCCAGGGCGCGGATCACCCGCCGCAGGTTGCGGGGATCGATCCGGGCCGCCGCTTCGGGGTCCAGCCGGCGCAGCTCTTCATACAGGGCTCCGGGCCCCTCCCGTTGCGCCCGTTCCTCCAGGGCCTGCCGTAGCGCGGGGTCCGGTGGGGCCGGAGGGATCTGCCAGCCCTCCACCACCGCCCAGACGTAGAGCCCGGTCCCCCCGACCAGGAAGGGCAATCGCCCCCGCCGGTGGATCTCCTCAATGGCGGCGTAGGCCATGCGCTGGTATTCGGCCAGGGTCAGGGGGCAGTCCGGGTCGGTGACATCGATCAGGTGATGGGGGACGCGGGCCCGCTCCTTCGGCGTGGGCTTGGCGGTGCCGATGTCCATCCCCCGGTAGATCTGGCGGGAGTCGGCGGAGACGATCTCGCCGTTCAGTCGCTCCGCCAGGATCAGCGCGACCTCGCTCTTCCCGACGGCAGTAGGCCCCACGATGGCCACCAGGGGGCGCGGAGGGGAAGGGCGCTCTGTCATCCCCGATCCCTCAGAGGACCTCCGCGATGAGCCCGCCGAGCAGGGCGGTAAGCAGCCCCAGGTAGAGGAAGCAGTGCAACCCCGCCACCAGGTCCACGAGGGGGAGACCCGGCGCCAGACGGTGGAGGAGGACCATCAGGAAGTCCAGGAGGATCAGGCCGACCCCGATGAGGATGGGCAGGCCCTTGTAATGGGCCAAGAACTCGGCGGTGCGATCGATCCAGCGGTTCAGATCCGGCATTCGGGCCCCCGCCGGATTCACCGCACGGGCTCTCGTGAGGCCCGTTCGGCCTCGGAGTGTTCCAGATAAGGGCGGAAGGCAGCCAGCAGCCGGGCGGGCAGCCGGCCCGAGAGGGTGACCTCGCTGTCAGTGTGGGCTTCCCACTCCACCATGCCCTGCTCATAGAACAGGGCGATGAGGTCCCCCCGGCTCAGGGGCAGCCGCACCCGCACTGACGTGAGGCTCTGATAGAGGATCGCCTCCACCTTGCGCAGCAGGTCCTCCAGGCCGATGCCGTAGGCGGCGGAGATGGCCACGAAGTCGGGATGTTCCGCGGCCAGGGCGCGGGCCTGCTCCGGGTCCGGAAGCCGGTCGATCTTGTTGAGGGCGGTGATCATCGGGATGTCCTGCACCCCGATCTCCCGCAGGGTGCGGATCACCACCTGGGCCTGTTGCCGGGCGTTGGGATGGGTGATGTCGAGGACGTGGATGATCAGGTCGGCCTCGTTGATCTCCTCCAGGGTGGCCCGGAAGGCGGCCACCAGCGGATGGGGGAGCTTCTGGATGAACCCGACGGTGTCAGTGAAGAGGGCGATGCCTCCCGCGGGGAGCTTCACCCGCCGCGTGGTGGGGTCCAGGGTGGCGAAGAGCTGGTCGGCCACCAGGACGTGGGCCCCGGAGA
Above is a genomic segment from Thermoflexus hugenholtzii JAD2 containing:
- a CDS encoding DMT family transporter, with translation MIGYLYVLAAACLWGLIGPLSRLAFASGWTPLEVAFWRAALAGLLFGLHALRLGRVCVARRDLPIVVAFGLVGVALFYASFQFAVQAGGGAMAAVLLYTAPAWVALLSWIFLKEAMGPRKLAALTLTLLGVAGVSLQGGTVRISVAGILWGLTAGFTYALYYLFGKLYLPRYETPTLFAYAMPVGALALLPLVSFHPPTLPAWGAVLLLTVGSTYLAYLTYSVGLRRLEATRAAVVATVEPVVAALVSYLAWGERFGPLGYLGAALILVGVLLTFQRSPAPTARPAGSQPAEESL
- a CDS encoding amidohydrolase, which produces MQAADWILWNARIYTQDPEQPEAEALAVVGETLAAVGPMEAVRAWQGPRTRVLDLKGATVLPGLIDAHFHLEGYARLQMGVDVDTPTLEEALARVARQAATRPPREWIVGRGWLQERWGRFPTADDLDRVAPAHPVALWARSGHALWVNREAMRRAGVTRDTPDPPGGRIARDAAGEPTGLFFERAIDLIAQIIPEPSVEELAEALYEVLYELATLGLTAVHNFDGPRSFAALQILHARGDLPLRVVQHIPLSALDHALAVGLRTGFGDAWLRIGSVKIFADGALGPRTAWMLEPYEGEPENTGIAYTSPEVMREAAHRATLGGLSLAIHAIGDRANREVLDLFEALRALEAQRGIPPEARRHRIEHAQLVHPADIPRFGALGIVASMQPIHAVSDRPMAERYWGSRCATAYAWRRLKAAGARLAFGSDAPVEPPNPWWGLHAAVVRDGWHPEQALSLTEALEAYTMGPAWAAGLERWQGRLRPGMWADLIVLPEDPFRIPPDALRDLEVLGTMVGGRWVFRKGSHLLD
- the miaA gene encoding tRNA (adenosine(37)-N6)-dimethylallyltransferase MiaA, which produces MTERPSPPRPLVAIVGPTAVGKSEVALILAERLNGEIVSADSRQIYRGMDIGTAKPTPKERARVPHHLIDVTDPDCPLTLAEYQRMAYAAIEEIHRRGRLPFLVGGTGLYVWAVVEGWQIPPAPPDPALRQALEERAQREGPGALYEELRRLDPEAAARIDPRNLRRVIRALEVCYRTGQPFSAQRRKNPPPYATIMIGLTRPREELYRRIDERVERMIAAGLIEEVRRLAERYPWELPAMTGLGYRQIGAYLRGEIPLEEAIRRIRSATRAFVHHQYNWFRLEDSRIRWFDLSRVGVEDIEAWLREELARRLQEATPAGPAQNPNPSPESSG